The following are from one region of the Paenibacillus sp. JZ16 genome:
- a CDS encoding DNA alkylation repair protein produces the protein MFQQVTDRLKEVYPAFDSNRFMELIHNEAWGQEEFKQRIRHITLALTDTLPASYPEAVQILKQVAPHFRGVEYVFFPDYVEVNGMEDLETSMEALAVFTHSSTAEFAVRPFIIQDQERMLAQMMTWAQSDDEHLRRLASEGCRPRLPWASQLPALIKDPRPALPILEQLKEDPSLYVRKSVANHLNDISKDHPELVLEIAAKWYGKHPLTDWIVRHALRSLLRKGDIRALAIFGYEELEELEGLEVRELRIKRSVIAMGDDLEFAFQVVNETGHPMALRIDYEIDYMKASGKLAPKRYKCSDKIYAPGSWKVEKKQSFKPISTRRFYSGDHRLHIVVNGKRLASMDFVLEGAE, from the coding sequence TTGTTCCAGCAAGTGACCGATCGGTTGAAGGAGGTTTATCCGGCATTCGATTCGAACCGGTTCATGGAGCTGATTCATAATGAAGCCTGGGGACAAGAGGAGTTCAAGCAGCGCATCCGGCATATTACGCTGGCCTTAACGGACACGCTGCCTGCTTCTTACCCGGAAGCCGTTCAGATTCTGAAACAGGTAGCCCCGCATTTTAGAGGCGTGGAATATGTGTTCTTCCCTGACTATGTCGAGGTGAACGGGATGGAGGATCTGGAGACCTCGATGGAGGCTTTGGCGGTATTCACGCATTCTTCCACGGCGGAGTTTGCGGTTCGGCCCTTTATCATCCAGGATCAGGAACGGATGCTGGCTCAGATGATGACATGGGCACAGTCCGATGACGAGCATTTGCGCCGGTTGGCGAGTGAAGGCTGCAGACCACGCCTGCCTTGGGCGTCGCAGCTGCCGGCCCTGATTAAGGATCCGCGTCCGGCGCTGCCGATCCTGGAGCAGTTGAAAGAGGATCCTTCCTTATATGTTAGAAAAAGCGTTGCCAATCACTTGAATGATATCTCCAAGGATCATCCGGAGCTTGTGCTTGAGATCGCCGCCAAATGGTATGGCAAACATCCGTTAACGGATTGGATCGTACGGCATGCGCTGCGTTCGCTCCTTCGGAAGGGTGATATCCGGGCACTGGCCATTTTCGGATATGAGGAGCTTGAAGAGCTGGAGGGTCTTGAGGTGCGCGAGCTGCGGATTAAGCGTTCCGTGATCGCAATGGGGGATGATCTGGAATTCGCTTTTCAGGTGGTCAACGAAACCGGCCATCCGATGGCGCTCCGCATCGATTATGAGATCGATTATATGAAGGCAAGCGGCAAGCTTGCGCCGAAACGTTATAAATGCTCGGACAAGATCTATGCGCCGGGAAGCTGGAAGGTGGAGAAGAAGCAGTCATTTAAACCGATCTCCACGCGTCGTTTCTATTCGGGTGATCACCGTCTTCACATTGTTGTGAACGGCAAGCGGTTGGCGAGCATGGATTTTGTGCTGGAGGGTGCGGAGTAA
- a CDS encoding U32 family peptidase has product MDTKALRREDVELLAPAGDWDCMRAAVANGADAIFFGVEKFNARARANNFRMDELSEIMAFLHSYGVKGFLTFNILVFENELEDAKELIDACVDAGVDAVIVQDLGLVKMIREISPDFPIHGSTQMTITSPEAVEFTKPFNMERVVLGRENNLKQIQKIGEQAKLPMEVFVHGALCVSYSGQCLTSEMWGGRSANRGECAQACRLPYDLIVDGEQKPMGDVAYLLSPKDLAAIDLMPELIEAGVTSFKIEGRLKTPEYVANVVSKYRKAIDRYFDGEDARPSKEEVRELQQSFSRGFTHGFLDGTNNKKLVEGTFPKSRGVYLGRVEQILRDGVVCKLDAPLKRGDGIVFDAGDPTKKEEGGRVYDVRRKGVKLEGEAQEGWIVDIVPGRSDVDLRKLHVGDRIWKTNDPALDKRLRQTYETEKPYRVFPVHVRISGRPGQPLSTWWTDVQKGTTVQVDSELELEIAQKRPLSQEILEEQLGRLGGTVFQLEALDVDLYGDVIVPIRELNSIRRRAVELLAGERPKPPVYVKRAVSVYGDAAVPAAPVARGEAKLTALCRSLPQVEAALEAGVEMIYADFEFIKQFPAAVEAVRAAGKQIALATPRIHMPGENGYHNNILRLQPDAVLVRNTGALYFYLRHRMENPGAKHPRLIGDFSLNIANHKAVDLFLEAGCDTVTPSYDLNIQQMVDLLGKADTSKMEIVIHQHLPMFHTEHCVYCTFLSEGTDFTNCGRPCEESRVSLQDRIGMSHPVRVDEGCRNTVYNAIEQSGAEYLANFMELGVSSYRVEFLEETPEQVHEVIDLYNRALRGEISGTQVWKKLKATNQLGVTRGQLVK; this is encoded by the coding sequence ATGGACACGAAAGCACTACGAAGAGAAGACGTGGAGCTGCTGGCACCGGCAGGGGATTGGGATTGCATGCGGGCCGCGGTGGCGAACGGGGCGGACGCGATCTTTTTTGGGGTCGAGAAATTTAATGCGCGCGCACGGGCGAACAATTTCCGGATGGACGAGCTGTCCGAGATTATGGCCTTCTTGCACAGTTATGGGGTTAAGGGGTTCCTGACCTTCAATATTCTGGTGTTCGAGAACGAACTGGAGGATGCCAAGGAACTGATCGATGCGTGCGTAGATGCAGGCGTGGATGCGGTGATTGTACAGGATTTGGGTCTGGTAAAAATGATTCGCGAGATTTCCCCGGACTTCCCGATCCATGGTTCTACGCAAATGACGATTACGTCGCCGGAGGCCGTTGAGTTCACGAAGCCGTTCAATATGGAACGTGTCGTATTGGGACGCGAGAACAATCTGAAGCAAATCCAGAAGATCGGGGAGCAGGCGAAGCTTCCAATGGAAGTATTCGTGCATGGTGCGTTGTGCGTGTCCTATTCGGGCCAATGCCTGACTTCCGAAATGTGGGGCGGCCGCTCCGCCAACCGCGGAGAGTGTGCGCAGGCTTGTCGTCTGCCGTACGATCTGATCGTGGATGGCGAGCAGAAACCAATGGGCGACGTCGCCTACTTGCTCTCACCGAAAGATCTGGCTGCGATCGATCTGATGCCGGAGCTGATTGAAGCGGGCGTGACCTCGTTCAAGATTGAGGGCCGGTTGAAGACTCCAGAGTACGTGGCTAACGTTGTGAGCAAGTATCGGAAGGCGATCGACCGGTATTTTGACGGCGAAGATGCGAGACCGAGCAAGGAAGAGGTGCGCGAGCTGCAGCAGAGCTTCTCCCGCGGCTTCACGCATGGCTTCCTGGATGGAACGAACAATAAAAAGCTGGTCGAGGGTACGTTCCCGAAAAGCCGCGGTGTGTACCTCGGCCGGGTGGAGCAAATTCTGCGTGACGGTGTCGTCTGCAAGCTGGATGCGCCGCTGAAGCGTGGAGATGGTATTGTGTTCGATGCCGGCGACCCAACGAAAAAAGAAGAAGGTGGACGCGTCTACGACGTTCGCCGCAAAGGCGTCAAGCTGGAGGGTGAAGCGCAGGAAGGCTGGATCGTCGATATCGTTCCCGGCCGGAGTGACGTGGACCTACGCAAGCTGCATGTCGGCGACCGGATCTGGAAGACCAACGATCCGGCGCTGGATAAGCGCCTCCGTCAGACGTACGAGACGGAGAAGCCGTACCGGGTATTCCCGGTACATGTGCGTATCAGCGGCCGTCCCGGACAGCCGCTGTCGACCTGGTGGACCGATGTGCAGAAGGGCACGACGGTCCAAGTGGATTCGGAGCTGGAACTGGAGATAGCCCAGAAGCGGCCGCTCAGCCAGGAGATCCTGGAGGAGCAGCTTGGCCGCCTGGGCGGAACGGTGTTCCAGCTCGAGGCACTCGACGTCGACCTGTACGGCGACGTCATCGTGCCGATTCGCGAGCTCAACAGCATCCGCCGCCGTGCGGTGGAGCTGCTCGCTGGCGAGCGGCCGAAGCCGCCCGTGTACGTGAAACGGGCGGTGTCGGTGTATGGCGATGCGGCTGTGCCCGCAGCGCCCGTGGCCCGCGGTGAAGCGAAGCTCACCGCGCTGTGCCGCAGCCTCCCGCAGGTTGAGGCTGCGCTTGAGGCCGGCGTCGAGATGATCTACGCCGACTTCGAATTCATCAAGCAGTTCCCGGCAGCGGTGGAAGCCGTGCGTGCAGCCGGCAAACAGATTGCGCTGGCAACGCCGCGCATTCACATGCCGGGCGAGAACGGCTACCACAACAACATCCTGCGCCTCCAGCCGGACGCCGTGCTGGTGCGCAACACCGGTGCGCTGTATTTCTACCTGCGCCACCGGATGGAGAACCCGGGGGCGAAGCATCCCCGGTTGATCGGCGACTTCTCCCTGAACATTGCCAACCACAAGGCGGTTGACCTGTTCCTCGAAGCCGGATGCGACACCGTCACGCCTTCCTATGATCTGAACATCCAGCAGATGGTGGATCTTCTTGGGAAGGCCGACACGTCCAAGATGGAGATCGTCATCCATCAGCATCTGCCGATGTTCCATACCGAGCACTGCGTGTACTGTACGTTCCTCAGCGAAGGAACGGACTTCACGAACTGCGGTCGTCCGTGCGAAGAGAGCCGCGTGTCCCTGCAGGACCGGATCGGCATGTCCCACCCGGTACGGGTCGACGAAGGCTGCCGTAACACCGTCTACAACGCCATCGAGCAATCCGGCGCCGAATACCTGGCCAACTTCATGGAGCTAGGCGTATCCAGCTACCGCGTGGAGTTCCTCGAGGAAACGCCGGAACAAGTCCACGAGGTCATCGATCTCTACAACCGCGCCCTGCGCGGCGAGATCAGCGGCACCCAGGTGTGGAAGAAGCTGAAGGCGACCAACCAGCTTGGCGTAACGCGGGGGCAGTTGGTGAAGTAA